The DNA sequence ACATTGTCGCCCGTAATCATGACGACCTCTAAGCCGAGCTGTTTTAACCTGGCGATTGCCGCGCGCGATGTGTCTTTCACCGTGTCAGCGACAGCGATGAGACCGGCGTACGTACCGTCAACCGCGACTAACATGGCCGTCTTCCCTTTTTCTTCAAGGTCGTGCATCGACTCTTGTACGTGTGCCACTTTGACACCGTGTTTCTCCATCAATCGGCGCGTGCCGATGAGCACGTCTTTCCCGCCAACTGTCGCCCATACACCGTACCCAGGTATTGCTTCGAACTGTTCCGTGTCCGGAATGGCAATATCCCGCGCGCGAATGCCAGTCACGATCGCTTGGGCGAGCGGGTGCTCGGAACCTTCCTCAGCTCCACCGACCAACTGGAGCAACTCTTTCTCCGCAAAACCGTCAGCTGGGTACACATCAGTCAGTTGTGGTTTACCTTCGGTAATCGTGCCCGTTTTGTCGAGGACGACCGTCTCAATATGTCCCGTCGTTTCCAAGTGCTCGCCGCCTTTGAACAATACACCCATTTCCGCCGCGCGACCTGACCCGGCCATAATCGACGTCGGTGTAGCCAACCCTAACGCACACGGACAGGCGATGACGAGGACGGCAATCCCCTTCTCCAGCGCCTCCGCAAACTGCCCCGGGGCGACGGCCAAGTACCAAATGAAAAAGGTGACGACCGCGATGCCGACGACAATCGGTACGAAAATACCGGAAATGCGGTCGGCGATACGTTGAATCGGTGCCTTTGAACCTTGTGCTTCTTCCACAACTTTAATAATTTGTGCGAGCGCCGTCTCTTTTCCTACTTTCGTCGCCTGAATCGTCAAGCGACCGTGTTTGTTGATCGTCGCGCCGACGACGGCGTCCCCGACACCTTTCTCCACAGGGATACTTTCCCCGGTCAGCATCGATTCGTCAATAGCGGAACTGCCAGCGATAACCTCTCCGTCGACTGGAACTTTCTCTCCCGGCTTGACGATGACCGTATCACCAGTGACGACTTCGGCGACTGGAACGTTCTTCTCTTCCCCGTTGCGGACGACGAGCGCCGTCTTCGCGCCGAGACTCATTAACGTTTTAATCGCTTCCGAGGAACGCCCTTTCGCCCGCGCTTCGAACAGTTTTCCCAGTAAGATGAGCGTAATGAGGATGGCACTCGTCTCGTAATATAAGTCAATATGTGCTGTCGTTCCCTCGGCGAGTGCGACAAGCGTCAAATACAAACTGTAAAAATATGCCGCAGACGTGCCTAGGGCCACGAGGACGTCCATGTTGGCACTTTTGTTGCGCAACGCTTTATACGCACCGACATAAAACTGCCTGCCGACAATAAACTGCACCGGCGTCGCGAGGGCGAGCTGGAACCACGGATTCATAAACAGATCTGGTAACCAAATAAAGGAGGTCCACGAGAAGTGGCCGACCATCGTCCACAAGAGCGGGAACGACAAAATGGCAGCGACGATAAATTTGCGCTGCTGTCTTTGGATGTCCAGCTCCCGGTGGTCTGTCGCTTCCCCGGCATCGCCTTTCACTTCCGCCTCATAACCGAGCGCAGCTACTTTCTTCGTCAGCTCACCGACAGTCACTTCGGCGGGGTTATATTCAACGCGGGCCGTCTCCAGGGCAAAATTGACCGTGGCATGGGCAACGCCAGGCAGTCGGTTGAGCCCTTTTTCAATGCGGTTTGCACAGGCCGCACACGTCATCCCGTGCAATTGCAACTCCGCGGCGTCTTTGACCGTCCCGTAACCGAGGTTGGAAATTTTGTCTTCCAGTTGCTGCACACTCATTTTATCGCTATCGAAGGACACGGACGCGCGCTCCAACGCCAAATTCACCGTCGCCTCGTTTACACCTTCGAGTTTGTTCAACCCTTTTTCGATGCGATTGGCGCAAGCGGCACACGTCATGCCCGTAATTTGAATCGTCGTCTGTTTGGCTGCCACTAGAAACGCCCCCCTTCGCTATACGTACGTTGCAAGCCTGCACATCCCCACTTGGCCGCTCGCGGGGCTTTTACTTCCCAAGCTCAAGCTCACTCCAGCAAGCTCACTCCAGCGCCCGCTCTTTACTGTGTGCACGTTACAAACAGTCGGACGTCGTTTCCAGGGCGTACAGGCTCAGCGCGTACACGTACGACGTCATGATAAGCGCATGGCACTGTTACGCGTTAAACGACATCGTACCCTTGTTCTTCAATCGCTTCTTTAATTTGCGCCAGTGTCACACTGTTTTCATCGTACGACACGGCGACTGTCTTTTGCGCCAGATCGACCTTTGCTCGTACGTCGATTGCCTTGAGTGCGCCTTCCACCGCTTTCACACAGTGGTTACAAGACATCCCTTCGACACGTAATGTATCGTTCGTCATCGTCACGTCCCACCTCACATTTTTTGTCCATCAATTATAAAAAAAATGTCCTTAACAGCAACTCCAACTCAATAATACAATACCCCCCTATAGTATGTAAAGGGGTATACACATTTATTTTAATACGTTCTGGGACGGGATCGCAATATTCCCCGCACCACTGGCACCAGATTGTCACTACCTATATTGCTACTGACCTTTCGCACCAGTTTTACAGGCGCGATCCCACCTCTTGATAGCCTTCGATCATCGCGACCTGTACTATGAGGGCGTCGCGAGTCCCCTTATGTGGTACCGCCGCATCGTGACGAGCTCACCGTGCATGTTACTGTTACTGTACCCTTTTGCACAAAAGACATCGCGTACCTGTTTCGCTGCTTTCGATGTGCCAATCAATGGCCATCTCCTGCGTCATTAACGTCACGATCGAGAGACCGATGCCCGCCCCTTTCGACGCACTGCCTCGCTTGATCCCCGGTCCGCGATCTTCGAGCAACAGACACGTTTCTCGCTCGTTCGCATGCAAGGAAATTCCGACGTATTTCCCTTTTTGTGCATAGCGAACGACGTTTTGCAACAAGTTGTTCCAAATGCGCTCGAACCATTGCGGGTCAACTTCCCACGTAAGTGACTCGTCCGGGAGCTGCACGTCGACTTCGAAACCGTCCTCTTCGAGGACCGGATACCACGAGGCGACAATTTTCCGTAGTAAAGCAATGACGTCGGTCGGCTGCGGGTGATACGGAAATTTTCCTGCCGTCAGTAGCGACAACGACAGCAAGTTGTCGATCAGTTGTCCGAGGTAGTCGATCTTATCGTCGATCACGACGAGCGAATGCTTTCCCTCCTCCGACAGCTGTTCCTGTTTAAGTGCATAGGCGTGACCGCGCAGCACGGTGAGCGGTGTACGTAAATCGTGGGACAAATTGGCAATCAATTCACGGCGCAACTGTTCTTCCTGCTGTTCCCGCACTTTACTCTCCTCTAATTCGACCGCCATGCGGTTGAACGAATACTCCAACTCGGCAATTTCGTCTTTCCCCGACACCGCGACGGTCATAAAAGCGCCTGTCTGCTCCGCGGTGTGCATCGCCGCTTGCAACTTGAGCAACCGCCTCCGTAAGCGAAAGAAAAAGAGCCACGACAAAAATAAGAACAAACCGATGACGACGCCGAAATTAAGAAAAAAGAGCCAAGCGAACGAAAAGGTGGTATTACCGTCATACTTCACCTCGGTATACGTGCGCGGCATTTGGATCGCAATAAAGCCGTCCGCTCCTGTTTCACCGAGCAAGGCGACAACCGTGAAAGGGTCAGCGTCATAACTTTTTTTCATAAATTCAACTGTTGCCGATGTATTCCACGTTTTGCGCACGGAAGCATCTTCCGGCAACTGGAAGCGCGTCTTTCCTCGGGCGTCGACCCAAAAAAGAGTCGCCTCAGGGTACTGGCGCTTCAGCTTAGTTAACAACTGTATTTTTTGTTTAGAGGATAAAGGGGCCATTTTTTTCGCAGTCGCGTGCCACTGTTCCTCGATCTCATCGGTCGTATATTTGGCTGCCTGCCATTCGTCCTGCGGGTAATAGGCGATGTTAACGAGTAAGAGCGCGATTGGGACGAGAACGAAGTAAAGACCCACAATTCCTAAATACTTGACCAGTAGCGAGTAGCGAAACTTCATCGTTTGATCCGGTAACCGAGGCCGCGAATCGTCTGGATTACTGTCGGCTGACTCGGATTGCGCTCAATTTTTTTGCGCAAGTGGCGGATGTGCACCATGATCGTATTGTCCCCACCAACGAACGGTTCGTCCCACACCGCTTCATACAGCTGTTCTTTCGTCAATATTTGGTTGATGTGACGGAGAAAATAGCTGAGTAACTTGTATTCTTTTCCCGTCAGCGTCACTTCTTCTCCTGTTTCGCGGTCGACGACGCGGTTTTCGCGCAAATAAATGTCCAAATGCTGTAACTGTACCGGCTGGTCACCCGCCTCCCCGAAGCGGCGCAACAGCACGTCGACTCGTGCCGCCAGTTCGTCCGGATGAAACGGCTTCGTCAAATAGTCGTCCGCAAACGACAGCCCTTCTAATTTATCTTCTACCGCCGTGCGCGCAGACAGCATTAAAATCGGCACGTCGGCAACTTGCTGCTTCAGTCGTTGTCCGACGGTAAAGCCGTCCAACCCCGGCAACATGACGTCTAAAATGACGAGGTCTACCCCGTCCATGTAGCGGTGTGCCTCATCGCCCCGCGTCAACCACTTCACGTCGTAACCGCGTTGGCTTAAATCGCGATGCACCCACTCGCCAATCTCCAGTTCGTCTTCGATATATAAAATGCGCTTCATGTCACTTCCCTCGCGATCCTTGTGTATTGTAACCGCCATTCGCTCTACAATCGACAGCGTATACCACAAAAAAAGGCAGGCGGCACCGTGTCGCGAATGTTGATCCGGTTTCCCGCCTGCCGTCATTTTTTATTGTATGGTATGTGTCCGGTAGAGGCAAACCGCCTGTATAACCACTTGGCATGCTATGGCAGTCGCTTTTGTCTAGCTCGCTACCGGCGGCGACTCGTTGCCACGTTGCCAACATGTTAATAACCTTTCGTCATCTGTCGCAAATAGCCGCTGCGGCTCAACAAGAAGTAAAAGCACTGTAACACGAAATAAACACCGACGACGACCGCTGCATACCCCCACACCATGTCACCTAATAAGTCACGCAATATTTTCATGGCGAAGCCGGCGTGCACGACCCCGACGAGAAACGGGAGGAAGAAGATGAGCCCGACTTGTGTCGTCGCAATTTTACGCACTTCTCGCTTCGTGAGGCCAATCCGCCGGAGCGCCTTAAACTGCGCTTGGTCCTCCTGTAATTCGGTAAACAGTTTAAAGTACAACATACTGCCTGCAGCAATGAAAAAGAGCACACTGACAAAGGCACCGATGAAGAAAGTCAGCGAAAAGATTTGTTTCGCCATCACATAAGGTTCAATGCGCGATTGAAAAAACTCCTGTTGTTTCTCCGGAATGCGCTGCTCGATTTTTTCCACGGCTACTCCTGCCTGTTGCCAATTTTGCAACTCGTAACCGTAAAACGCGATGTGTCGTTTCTGCGGCGCGCCTTGCGCAAGCTGATCGTAGTCGGCATCGCTCACGACGAGCATATTTGTGGTGCGCCCATCGACGTTGAGAACCGCCTTGTCTCGCACGTCGTCCACCTTAAGCTGCAACGGTCGCCTGCCTACTTGCACCTCATAAGCACCTAGCAAATCGTCCTGACTTACACCCATTTGCCCTTGCCCTACATACGGATTAATCCATACCGCATGTCCGGATGCAATTTGTAGCTTGTCTTCCTTAATGTGCGCCACCAATTTATTGTACGTGCGGTTCGGGATGACCATCGCGAAGGACGGCTCCACGTCCCCTTCACTTTTAGCACTCTGTTCTACGACGTCCCCCGCGAGACCGGTGACTTGCACGTGTTCTGTCACGGTCACCTCGTGGTCGCGCAATATTTTTTCGACTTCTTGCGGTGCGATGACTTTATGTTTCGCCCCATCTTTCGTCACGCCGCGTTCCGTAAAACCGATCGTGTACGGCGTATTTTGTTTAATGCCCGCCATACTCCCTTCGTAAAACGAGTAGAGGACACCCGTCGCCGTCAACACGACTGCTGACAAAATCGCCACCGTAAATAACACGCGGGCGTTATCTTTCAATTTAAACACGAGTTGCGACACGCTAAGCATATGTGTACCTCTGTAATAGTAGCGGCGACTTTTTTGGATAGCACGCAAAATCGCCACGCTGCCTTGGGTAAACAAAAAGTACGTCCCGATCACGGTCAAGATGAGGATGGGGAACATCGTGAACACGATCATCGATCCCGACACCCATGCCAAGCCGTAGCCAGCAGCGAGGCAAAGGACGGCGACGACAACGAGCCATTTCGATGTCAGCGGCGGCTTCTTCGGACGCCGTGCCGCTTTGATCATATCGATAATTTGACTGCGACCGACGTGAAGTAAGGCGAACGCTGTAAGTAACGTAAACAGCACGAGAAAGCCGACAACGGTAATCCAGATCGCTTTTGACGCGATGACGAACGGCAGCGGATCGACTAAATCAAGCGATGACTCGATTAGTTCAAAAAAGCCTTTCGTCACTAACAACCCCGCCCCGATGCCTGATCCGATCGCCAGCAGGGAAATAATGGCCGTCTCGTAAAAAACGAGTTTGTACAGCTGTCCTTGCGTCATGCCCATTAACGTGAACAGGCCGAAGGACTTTTGCCGCGTCTTTAGAAAGGCCGAAACGGAGTAAAGCGTAAAGAAGAAAGCGAAAATGACGATAATGACTTCACACACGATCAGCCCGTTGCGCAACGCGGGGTGATATTTTCCGTCTACGACGTCTGGGTGAAAAATAAAGGCGGCATACACGAAAAAAATTAAGACGGTAAAGGCACTACTTAAATAGTAGGCGGCATACTTGTGCCAGTCACCGCGTACGTTTTTAAAGGCGAGCTGCGGAAACGTCATCGCTAGTCCCCCCTAATCGCGACAAGGCGTCTAATATATGTTGTAAAAAGACGTTTCGGTCTGAACGTCTCCGCAACTCTTCGGTGTACTGGCCGTCTTTAATAAAGACGATCCGCTCGCAAAAGCTCGCGGCAAACGGGTCGTGTGTCACCATCATAATCGTCGACCCTTTTTGTTCGTTTAACTGCGCGAGCGACTGCATTAAGTTGTTCGCCGCTTTCGAATCGAGGTTACCGGTCGGCTCGTCAGCGAGCAAAATAGCCGGGTCGTGAATGAGGGCGCGCGCCGCCGCGGCCCGCTGTTGCTGCCCACCCGATACTTCGTACGTACGCTTGTCGAGTAAGTGTTCAATATTGAGGAGCGAAGCAATGTCGTGCACGCGCGCCTCAATCGCCTTCGCGCCCGCTTTGTCGAGCACGAGGGGCAAAATGATGTTTTCTTTTAACGTCAACGTGTCGAGTAAGTTAAAGTCTTGGAAAATAAACCCTAGCTGTCGCCGCCGGAACAAGGCGAGGTCGCGGTTTTTCAAATCGTTCGGATTGACACCGTTTATGTGTAGTTCTCCCGACGTCGGTTGGTCGATCGTCGCTAATATGTTGAGAAGCGTCGTTTTCCCGCTGCCGGAAGGCCCCATCACCCCGACGAATTCCCCTTCGTCAATCGCCAGCGAAAACTTGTCTAATGCTTTGTAAGTCATACCGCCCTCTTTAAGGCCGTAAATTTTGGTAATATCTTTCGCTCGTAACACTGTCTTCATCGTCTCTACTCCCCTGTTTTGTTCTTCCCTTCCGCCGCCTACGACCGATGATGACATTCGTCAGACCGCGGTTCAGCTGTGCGTTTTCCTTCCTGTAGAATTACTTTCATTCTAAGCGCCTATCCTTAATACGCCTTAAATCACACCTTAAGTTAACCTTAAGTTGTTTGGCACGCTTTTGACGCACCATTCGCGTGTTCAGAAGTTTCTCCTTGACATATTCCCTTCACGAAATATATACTACTTAAAGGTTTAGTGCTAAAGTACTTTGGCAAGCGAATGTAACGGTACATTATTTAAGAGGAGGAGCACCTTGAATCGCAACGACGATTTATTACAGTTGGAAGATGTGTTCAAACAGGTCAGTAAGAAATTATCGATGCTGTGGCACAGAACGGGTATTAAAATATCGGGGTCACACGCGCGCATTTTGGCGCAACTCGACCGAGAAGGACCTCAAAAAACGTCAGACCTAGCAAAAATGCTCGGGATGACGGCGGGCGGTGTCACCGGTCTCGCCGATAAATTAATAGCGGAAGGTTTGGCCACGAGGCGACGCGCCGAAAACGATCGACGCATCGTCTACTTAGAGATTACAGACAAAGGGAAAGATATGTTGACCCACGTTCGCGAGCAGCGGGAAAAGATGAAAGCAGCAATTATCGACGGGCTGACAGATAAAGAGTTACATCACATGTTGCTCGTGTACAAAAAAATCCTCCAAAACATTGAGGATGCACTAAAATAAGCCTCATTGAAAACATGGATTAAAGGAAGCAGAGGTGTATGTATGGGAGAATTAGACCAAAGAAAAAAAGTAACCGTCATGATCGCCATTATGGCGACGATGTTGTTCGCTTCGATTAACCAGACGATCGTCGGCACGGCGTTGCCGCGCATTATTTCCAAACTCGGCGGGATGGATTATTACACGTGGGTGTTTACGATTTACATGCTCACCTCGAGCATTACCGCGATTTTGGTCGGGAAACTGTCGGATATGTTTGGGCGCAAACCGTTTATCATCGCGGGTATCCTCATTTTTAGTTTGGGCTCCTTTTTATCAGGATTATCTAGCACAATTGTACATTTGATCGTTTTCCGCGGCATTCAAGGGTTTGGTGGCGGAATGATTATGTCGACCGCTTTTACGGCGATCGGCGACTTGTACGCCCCGCGCGAACGGGCGCGTTGGCAAGGGTATATGACCGCTTTGTTCGGGCTGTCCAGTGCGTTCGGACCGACGCTCGGCGGGTACATTGTCGACCATCTCGAATGGCATTGGGTGTTTTGGATCTTCCTACCTTTCGGTCTCGTCGCTCTTGCACTGATTTGGCTGTTGTTTCCATCAGTCGAACAAGAAAATCGCAACCCGATCGATTACTTCGGCTCGCTGTTCTTAACACTAACGGTCGTGCCGCTTTTACTCGCCTTTTCGTGGGCGGGAAAAGAATACGCGTGGACATCGCCACAAATTAGCGGATTGTTTGCCAGTGCTGTTCTTGCACTCACCGCGTTCATCCTCATTGAAAGCAAAGTAAAAAACCCTGTCATTCCGCTCACCCTGTTTAAAAACAGTGTGTTTGTCATTTCCAACCTCGCCAGCTTAACGATGGGAGCGGGCATGTTTGGCGCGATTATGTTCATGCCTTTCTTCGTGCAAGGCGTACTCGGAACGTCGGCGACGAGTTCCGGCCTCGTGACGATGCCGATGACGTTTAGCTTAATGATCGGCAGTGCACTGAGTGGTCAACTGATCGCGCGCACTGGCAAGTACAAAAAACTTGCCCTCGGCGGACTGTTCGTCATCGTCGTCGGCATGGTGGCGATGTCGTTCATGAGTGCGAATGCGTCGATCCCGTTTGCTATTGTCACAATCGTCGTCGTCGGGTTCGGCATCGGGATCGGGATGCCCGTGTTTACCCTCACGATTCAAAACGCCGTCGACCACAGCGTCTTAGGGACAGCGACCGCCTCGTCACAACTGTTCCGCTCGTTAGGCGGCACGATCGGCGTTTCCGTCATGGGAACGGTGCTCACGCAGCGGATGGCGACAGAAATGAGTGCTGTCGCTGGCAAGGTGGGCGAAGCAATCCCTACCGGCGGCACGGTACCGCCAGCCGGTGATGCCGGTAACGCCGGTGGCACCGCACCGCTGGATTCAGAACCGCAAGTGATGGACCAGTTGCAGGCATTGCAAGATCCGCAAACACTGTTGGATCCCGATAAATTGACAGAAATTGAACACGCGCTGCCGCCACCGTTACAAGACGCGTTCGCGAGCATTGTTACCGTCGTCCGCGAGGCGCTCGGGTCCGCTCTGTCCAGCGTATTTTTAACTGGGGCGCTCATCGTCGCCGTCGCCTTCGTCGTCACGCTGTTTCTAAAAGAAATCCCGCTCAAGTCTGCGCAAAAAAGAAACACCGCACAGACGTCAAAAGTCAATCAACCGTCTTAACATGCGACACAGCATGCTGATCGCATCCACGGGAAGGGATTCGATCGTACACATTAAGTGTCGGCAGAATCCCTCTTTTTATCGATTAAGTACTTTTGAACCCGTATGACGATAGACACTTTGTGAGCTTGGATGGCTACTTAGCTGTCTTTTGTTCCCGCTCCTGCATCCGTAAGGCGATGCGGCGAATTTTGCCACTCGTCGTTTTCGGCAAATCGGCGACGAACTCGATTTCCCGCGGGTATTTGTACGGAGCAGTCACCCGTTTGACGTGATCTTGTAACTCGCGCACTAACTCGTCACTAGCGGTTTCCGGCTGCTTCAACACGACGAACGCCTTCACAATTGTACCGCGCACTTCGTCCGGACTAGCGACGACGGCGCACTCTCGCACGGCCGAGTGGCGCACGAGGGCGTCTTCGACTTCAAACGGCCCAATCGTATAACCGGAACTAATAATGATGTCGTCCGCGCGCCCTTCAAACCAATAGTACCCTTCCTCGTCGGCGCGCGCCTGATCACCTGTTATATACCAATCGCCGCGAAACGCGTATTCCGTGCGTTTGGCGTCATCGTAGTAACCTTTAAATAAAGTCGGCGCCTCGCGGTGCACCGCAATGTCGCCGACCACGCCTTGCGGCACGACTCGTCCGTCTTCGTCGACGATTGCCACGCGGTTGCCAGGCGTCGGCTTGCCCATCGACCCAGGCTTAATCGTCATGCCGACAAGCGTACCGACGAGCAGCGAATTTTCCGTCTGCCCGTAGCCGTCGCGCACGTCGACGTCAAAATAGCGCCGAAACGTGTCGATCACTTCGCGGTTGAGTGGCTCGCCCGCACTGACCGCTTGTTTAAGCGCTTGCAAATCGTATCGTTCGAGTCCTTCTACTTTCGCCATCATCCGATACTCGGTCGGTGTACAGCAGAGTACGTTAACGGCATGCTTTTGCATCAGTGACAAATACGTTTCCGCAGCGAACTTACCACTGTATACGAACGCTGTCGCTCCGAGACTGAGCGTGGCGATAAACGGACTCCACACCCACTTCGCCCACCCCGGTCCCGCCGTCGCCCACACGACGTCGCCGTCCGCTATGCCGAGCCACTTTTCACCGACGACTTGCCGATGCGGAATCGCCCACTGGTGGTGATGAATAACTCCTTTCGGGCCACCCGTCGTACCCGATGTATATGAAATGAAGGCGATGTCATCACAGTTCGTCTGTGGCAACGGTTGTCCAGACTGCTCTTTGCCCAACTGTTGCACCGATGCAAGGTCGACCCAACCGTGGGCGTTGCCGCCAAAGGAGATAAAGCGCTTTAAGTGCGGGCATTGCTCGCGCACTGCATCGACGCGGGGGGCGAGTGGTGCGTACACGATCGCCCCGCTCGCTTGCGCGTGCTGCACCCGGTAGGCGATATCACCGCTCTGCAACATTTCCGAACCGGGCATGACGATGCATCCCGCCTTCAACGCGGCTAAATAGACGACATATGTATCCACGCTGCGCGGTAATATAATAAGTATCTTACTACCTTGTCCTAGGCCGGTCGCCCGCAACCCGCGCGCCAATTCGTCCGATTGCCGTTTTAGGTCGGCATACGTCAATGTAGCGACGTTTCCTTGTGCGTCTTCACAGACGACCGCCACTTTTTGTGGATCAGCTGCGTGGCGGTCAATATCGTCCGCCATGTTGTACTTTTCTGGAATATTTAAATAAAATGCCACAACTTTCCCTCCTATCTTTTTGCATACGGTGACTCATTCTCGATCGGAGGGAAAAGTTCCTGCAAGAAAACGCATGTTTCACTGTGGAAAATTTTTCGCCAAAATCATCGCTTACATCCGCCGCCCCGTCGCGTCGCACGCCGCACACCGCTTGCCAACGATGCGCTCTAAAACGTTTAGATCGCCGTACCGCCGTAAAATTTCCGGCGCCTTTTCACTAACTATGGCACGACAGTCGTCGCACAAGTCTTCGCCTGCCGCGTCGATAATCGCTTCCGGCACGCCGCGGGCGAGTAACTGTTCTCGCTCCGTTTTTAAAACAATATCTGCCTTGTCGACTGCGTGATCGCTCGCCAAAACGATTGCGTACTCGCGCTTATACTCCGCGTCGTTGACCGTCGTGTAAGCAACCTTGTACCGTTCCGCCAGCGTCACGTAATCTTTCATCTGTTCATACAGCACGTCGTGATGAAATTTCATCACTTTCACACCGTACATTTGCAACTGCTCTTCCACTTGCTCTTTTATAAAATTGTCACTCAACTGTTTAAAGCGAATGGCGGCGATGACGCGTTCCCGAAATTCACCTAAATAAAGGCGTTTCTCTTCCGGTTTTAGTTCCGGCGTCCCGTATATACCTTCCTGTAACGTACGTTGCAACTCATCTTCGCGGCGGGTCATCGCACACACTCCTAAATAGAAATGTTCAGCTACCTCGTTCATAACTTTTCGATTCACATTTGCAACTAACCCCGACCCCCATCCTTACTACGCATGTTCTTTGACACTCTCTCTTAAAGTATAGCACGACGACTATGTCACAATCTGTGGCTAAAACAGCACTTTCTACGTCTCTCCTCGCTCCGGTATCAACCGATAATAATCCGCTCTTTCGGGTAGTGGAACAACACTTTTTTATTGTTCCCGCTCATGACGAGTAATATCGTACCGAAGCCGATCCGCCCCGTGAGCATCAACACGATTAACACCGTTTTTCCGAGATGAGTCAGTTGCTCAGACAACCCGACGGAAAGTCCACACGTGCCGAACGCCGAAGATATTTCAAACAACAGCAGTTCCAAAGAGAACGGCTCAGTAATCGACAATATGAGCGTTGCAAAAATGACGAGGGAAACGCCGAAGACCATGACGACAAACGCTTTGCGCACATCGAACGGATCGAGCTCGCGCCCGAACACGGACACTTCCTTCGTCCCTTTGGCATAACTTTTTACAGCGAGATACACTGTCGCCAGCGTCGTCGTCCGCACGCCGCCCCCGCAACTCGAAGGCGAAGCGCCGATAAACATATTGAACGACATGAACAGTAACGTCGGTAACTGCAACGTGGTCACGTCGAGCGTAGATAGGCCGGTACTGCGCGTCGTGATCGATTGGAACAAGGAAATGAGTATTTTTTCGTGCCACGCATCACTTTGCAAACTGTAATTGTATTCCACCGCGAAAAAAAATAGCGTCCCAATCGCCCACAGCAACAAGTA is a window from the Numidum massiliense genome containing:
- a CDS encoding HAMP domain-containing sensor histidine kinase; translated protein: MKFRYSLLVKYLGIVGLYFVLVPIALLLVNIAYYPQDEWQAAKYTTDEIEEQWHATAKKMAPLSSKQKIQLLTKLKRQYPEATLFWVDARGKTRFQLPEDASVRKTWNTSATVEFMKKSYDADPFTVVALLGETGADGFIAIQMPRTYTEVKYDGNTTFSFAWLFFLNFGVVIGLFLFLSWLFFFRLRRRLLKLQAAMHTAEQTGAFMTVAVSGKDEIAELEYSFNRMAVELEESKVREQQEEQLRRELIANLSHDLRTPLTVLRGHAYALKQEQLSEEGKHSLVVIDDKIDYLGQLIDNLLSLSLLTAGKFPYHPQPTDVIALLRKIVASWYPVLEEDGFEVDVQLPDESLTWEVDPQWFERIWNNLLQNVVRYAQKGKYVGISLHANERETCLLLEDRGPGIKRGSASKGAGIGLSIVTLMTQEMAIDWHIESSETGTRCLLCKRVQ
- the copZ gene encoding copper chaperone CopZ, with amino-acid sequence MTNDTLRVEGMSCNHCVKAVEGALKAIDVRAKVDLAQKTVAVSYDENSVTLAQIKEAIEEQGYDVV
- a CDS encoding response regulator transcription factor — encoded protein: MKRILYIEDELEIGEWVHRDLSQRGYDVKWLTRGDEAHRYMDGVDLVILDVMLPGLDGFTVGQRLKQQVADVPILMLSARTAVEDKLEGLSFADDYLTKPFHPDELAARVDVLLRRFGEAGDQPVQLQHLDIYLRENRVVDRETGEEVTLTGKEYKLLSYFLRHINQILTKEQLYEAVWDEPFVGGDNTIMVHIRHLRKKIERNPSQPTVIQTIRGLGYRIKR
- a CDS encoding heavy metal translocating P-type ATPase: MAAKQTTIQITGMTCAACANRIEKGLNKLEGVNEATVNLALERASVSFDSDKMSVQQLEDKISNLGYGTVKDAAELQLHGMTCAACANRIEKGLNRLPGVAHATVNFALETARVEYNPAEVTVGELTKKVAALGYEAEVKGDAGEATDHRELDIQRQQRKFIVAAILSFPLLWTMVGHFSWTSFIWLPDLFMNPWFQLALATPVQFIVGRQFYVGAYKALRNKSANMDVLVALGTSAAYFYSLYLTLVALAEGTTAHIDLYYETSAILITLILLGKLFEARAKGRSSEAIKTLMSLGAKTALVVRNGEEKNVPVAEVVTGDTVIVKPGEKVPVDGEVIAGSSAIDESMLTGESIPVEKGVGDAVVGATINKHGRLTIQATKVGKETALAQIIKVVEEAQGSKAPIQRIADRISGIFVPIVVGIAVVTFFIWYLAVAPGQFAEALEKGIAVLVIACPCALGLATPTSIMAGSGRAAEMGVLFKGGEHLETTGHIETVVLDKTGTITEGKPQLTDVYPADGFAEKELLQLVGGAEEGSEHPLAQAIVTGIRARDIAIPDTEQFEAIPGYGVWATVGGKDVLIGTRRLMEKHGVKVAHVQESMHDLEEKGKTAMLVAVDGTYAGLIAVADTVKDTSRAAIARLKQLGLEVVMITGDNVRTAEAIAAEVGIAHVLAEVLPEGKAQEVQNLQHSGKKVAMVGDGINDAPALATADIGMAIGTGTDVAMEAADITLMRGDLHSIADAIEMSHKTMRNIKQNLFWAFGYNSVGIPIAAIGLLAPWVAGAAMALSSVSVVLNALRLQKVKL
- a CDS encoding ABC transporter permease, which produces MTFPQLAFKNVRGDWHKYAAYYLSSAFTVLIFFVYAAFIFHPDVVDGKYHPALRNGLIVCEVIIVIFAFFFTLYSVSAFLKTRQKSFGLFTLMGMTQGQLYKLVFYETAIISLLAIGSGIGAGLLVTKGFFELIESSLDLVDPLPFVIASKAIWITVVGFLVLFTLLTAFALLHVGRSQIIDMIKAARRPKKPPLTSKWLVVVAVLCLAAGYGLAWVSGSMIVFTMFPILILTVIGTYFLFTQGSVAILRAIQKSRRYYYRGTHMLSVSQLVFKLKDNARVLFTVAILSAVVLTATGVLYSFYEGSMAGIKQNTPYTIGFTERGVTKDGAKHKVIAPQEVEKILRDHEVTVTEHVQVTGLAGDVVEQSAKSEGDVEPSFAMVIPNRTYNKLVAHIKEDKLQIASGHAVWINPYVGQGQMGVSQDDLLGAYEVQVGRRPLQLKVDDVRDKAVLNVDGRTTNMLVVSDADYDQLAQGAPQKRHIAFYGYELQNWQQAGVAVEKIEQRIPEKQQEFFQSRIEPYVMAKQIFSLTFFIGAFVSVLFFIAAGSMLYFKLFTELQEDQAQFKALRRIGLTKREVRKIATTQVGLIFFLPFLVGVVHAGFAMKILRDLLGDMVWGYAAVVVGVYFVLQCFYFLLSRSGYLRQMTKGY